From one Campylobacter concisus genomic stretch:
- the rpmA gene encoding 50S ribosomal protein L27 yields the protein MAHKKGQGSTQNNRDSIGRRLGVKKFGGEFVRAGNIIIRQRGTATHAGNNVGLGKDHTIFALVDGFVKFERLDKNRKKVSVYPAA from the coding sequence ATGGCACACAAAAAAGGTCAGGGTTCAACCCAAAATAACCGTGATAGTATCGGACGCCGATTAGGTGTTAAGAAATTTGGTGGTGAGTTCGTTCGTGCTGGAAATATAATCATCCGCCAAAGAGGAACAGCAACTCACGCTGGAAATAACGTAGGTCTTGGCAAAGATCACACAATTTTTGCGTTAGTCGATGGCTTTGTAAAATTTGAAAGACTTGATAAAAACAGAAAAAAAGTATCTGTTTATCC
- the rplU gene encoding 50S ribosomal protein L21, with amino-acid sequence MSKYAIFKHGGKQYRVSEGEYLKLDHFSAEAKSTVEITEVLAVNDGEVKVGAPFVKGAKVVLEVVNEGKDKKVVIYKKRRRKDSKLKRGFRRQFTRVKVVSIAA; translated from the coding sequence ATGTCAAAATACGCTATATTTAAGCATGGCGGTAAGCAATATCGTGTTAGCGAGGGCGAGTACCTTAAGCTAGACCACTTTAGTGCTGAAGCTAAATCAACCGTTGAGATTACAGAAGTTTTGGCTGTAAATGACGGCGAAGTAAAGGTAGGTGCGCCATTTGTAAAGGGTGCAAAAGTTGTTCTTGAGGTCGTTAATGAAGGCAAAGACAAAAAAGTAGTTATCTACAAAAAACGCAGACGTAAAGACTCAAAACTAAAACGCGGCTTTAGAAGACAATTTACACGTGTAAAAGTCGTAAGTATCGCAGCTTAA
- the flhB gene encoding flagellar biosynthesis protein FlhB — protein MAGEDQEKTEEATPKKIEDAKKDGNVPKSQDLAGFVTLVIAIGVILAMLNFIKEQIISLYIYYSKFIGQPLTLPTVKMIVVNTFARSLLMILPVCTCVAIAGVIANVMQFGFIFTTKPIMPNFGKINPLKGLKNLFSMKKVIDSIKIVLKVSIVFGVGFYFFLQFIKELPHTLFFSMFDQLAWLKEKLIILVSVMLFILFVIGLIDLLIVRFQYFKDLRMSKQEIKDEYKQMEGDPQVKGRIRQAQMRAAKRRMMQNIPQADVVITNPTHYAVAIRYDKSRDEAPIILAKGVDFLALQIKKIAVENGVQIYENPPLARELYKICEVDDTIPAHLFRAVAEVLSFVYMSNKQKFKDKL, from the coding sequence ATGGCAGGCGAAGATCAGGAAAAAACCGAAGAAGCGACCCCCAAAAAGATAGAAGATGCCAAAAAAGACGGCAACGTTCCCAAAAGTCAGGACCTGGCTGGGTTCGTGACCCTTGTCATCGCTATTGGCGTAATACTTGCAATGCTAAATTTTATTAAAGAACAGATCATCTCACTTTATATCTATTACTCAAAATTTATCGGTCAGCCACTTACCTTGCCAACTGTAAAAATGATCGTCGTAAATACCTTTGCAAGGTCGCTTCTTATGATACTTCCGGTTTGTACCTGTGTGGCGATCGCTGGTGTCATCGCAAATGTAATGCAGTTTGGATTTATCTTTACCACAAAACCTATAATGCCAAATTTTGGCAAGATAAACCCGCTAAAAGGGCTAAAAAATTTATTTTCGATGAAAAAAGTGATAGATAGCATTAAAATCGTGCTAAAAGTTAGCATCGTCTTTGGAGTTGGATTTTATTTTTTCTTGCAGTTTATAAAGGAGTTGCCACACACGCTCTTTTTTTCTATGTTTGATCAGCTTGCTTGGCTAAAAGAAAAGCTCATTATCCTAGTTAGCGTTATGCTTTTTATACTTTTCGTGATCGGACTTATCGACCTTCTCATTGTGCGTTTTCAATACTTTAAAGACCTTCGTATGAGCAAGCAAGAGATAAAAGATGAGTATAAGCAAATGGAAGGAGATCCGCAGGTAAAAGGCAGAATTCGTCAAGCACAAATGCGTGCAGCCAAGCGTAGAATGATGCAAAATATCCCACAAGCTGACGTAGTCATCACAAACCCTACTCACTACGCCGTGGCGATAAGATATGATAAAAGTCGCGACGAAGCACCGATAATACTTGCCAAAGGTGTTGATTTTTTAGCGCTACAAATCAAAAAAATAGCCGTTGAAAATGGTGTGCAAATTTATGAAAACCCGCCACTCGCAAGAGAGCTTTATAAAATTTGTGAAGTCGATGATACGATACCAGCACATCTTTTTAGAGCCGTAGCCGAGGTGCTAAGCTTCGTTTATATGAGCAATAAACAAAAATTTAAAGATAAGCTTTGA
- a CDS encoding anaerobic C4-dicarboxylate transporter has protein sequence MDFLMNLSEGMQFAIQLLIVLICLFYGAKKGGIALGMLGGIGLIVLVFGFNIEPGKPAIDVMLTILAVVVASATLQASGGLDVMLQIAETILRKNPKYVSILAPFVTCTLTILCGTGHVVYTVLPIVYDIAIKNGIRPERPMAASSIASQMGIIASPVSVAVVTLTSFLINAKTHLAGFDGYLDLLKITIPSTFCGVLVVGIFSWFRGKDLDKDEVFQAKLQDPEFKKYVYGDSATLLGKKLPGYQWAAMWIFLGSILVVALLGYFKDLRPSWTTYKDATVVQVIANLPTEQKVLKTLKIKDASIQTEAAELKVANDKLNANQKAQSVKIIGKDANQTLTRTADGAVTYINEKGAKEEFQGAYINISNKQASSKSLSMVHVIQIFMLLTGAIILIFTPTDASKIGKNEIFRSGMIALVAVFGISWMAETMFAVHTPMMKEALGSIVKEHPWTYAVMLLIISKFVNSQAAALVAFVPLALNIDVNPAIILAFAPACYGYYILPTYPSDLAAIQFDRSGTTHIGKFVINHSFIIPGLIGVISSCIFGYIFATAFGYL, from the coding sequence AGTGAAGGCATGCAGTTTGCTATACAGCTTCTCATCGTCCTTATCTGTTTGTTCTACGGAGCTAAAAAAGGCGGTATCGCACTTGGTATGCTAGGCGGTATCGGTCTTATAGTTCTTGTTTTTGGATTTAACATCGAGCCTGGTAAGCCAGCTATTGATGTTATGCTAACTATCCTTGCTGTTGTTGTGGCAAGTGCTACGCTTCAAGCCAGTGGTGGCCTTGATGTTATGCTTCAAATAGCAGAAACTATACTTAGAAAAAATCCAAAATATGTAAGTATCTTGGCTCCTTTTGTAACATGTACGCTTACTATTTTATGCGGCACTGGACACGTTGTTTATACCGTGCTTCCTATCGTTTATGATATTGCTATCAAAAATGGTATCCGCCCAGAGCGACCAATGGCAGCAAGCTCGATAGCTTCACAAATGGGTATCATCGCTAGCCCAGTTTCAGTTGCTGTTGTAACTCTTACAAGCTTTCTTATTAATGCTAAAACTCACCTAGCTGGCTTTGATGGGTATTTAGATCTTTTAAAGATTACAATTCCATCAACATTTTGTGGCGTTTTGGTGGTAGGAATTTTTAGCTGGTTTAGAGGCAAAGATCTTGATAAAGACGAAGTATTTCAAGCAAAGCTTCAAGATCCTGAGTTTAAAAAATATGTTTATGGCGATAGTGCGACACTTTTAGGCAAAAAGCTTCCTGGCTATCAATGGGCTGCGATGTGGATATTTTTAGGCTCTATCCTTGTAGTTGCGCTTCTTGGATATTTTAAAGATCTTCGTCCAAGCTGGACTACTTACAAAGACGCAACGGTCGTTCAAGTAATAGCTAACCTCCCAACTGAGCAAAAAGTCTTAAAAACCTTAAAAATAAAAGATGCTAGCATCCAAACAGAGGCGGCTGAGTTAAAAGTAGCAAACGATAAGCTAAATGCTAACCAAAAAGCTCAATCGGTCAAAATCATCGGCAAAGATGCAAATCAAACTCTTACTCGCACAGCTGATGGTGCAGTAACATATATAAATGAAAAAGGCGCAAAAGAAGAATTTCAAGGTGCTTACATCAATATAAGTAACAAACAAGCATCTTCAAAGAGCTTAAGCATGGTTCATGTCATCCAAATTTTCATGCTTTTAACTGGCGCTATCATTTTAATCTTTACACCAACAGATGCTAGCAAGATCGGTAAAAACGAGATATTTAGATCAGGCATGATCGCTCTTGTTGCAGTATTTGGTATCTCTTGGATGGCTGAGACTATGTTTGCAGTGCATACTCCGATGATGAAAGAGGCGCTAGGAAGCATCGTAAAAGAGCACCCTTGGACTTATGCGGTTATGCTCTTGATTATCTCAAAATTTGTAAATTCTCAAGCTGCAGCCTTGGTTGCATTTGTGCCATTAGCATTAAATATTGATGTTAATCCTGCTATCATTCTAGCCTTTGCGCCAGCTTGCTACGGATACTACATCCTACCAACATATCCAAGCGACCTTGCGGCTATTCAGTTTGATAGAAGCGGTACGACACATATAGGTAAATTCGTTATCAATCACAGCTTTATCATTCCGGGTCTTATTGGCGTTATATCCTCTTGTATATTTGGCTATATTTTTGCAACTGCTTTTGGATATCTATAA